From one Rhodoferax sp. PAMC 29310 genomic stretch:
- a CDS encoding sugar kinase, which yields MPDSLDVVTFGEAMLLMVAHEAGPLEKADTLHKRTAGAETNVAIGLARLGLRVGWASRLGTDSMGQYLIAAMQGEGIDCSHVVFDPLQRTGFQFKTRVNDGSDPFVESHRKESAASHMGVADVDTPWLLGARHLHATGIFPALSPTTLPAARLAMELMRTGGRTVSYDPNLRPGLWPSTEVMRDTINELASHADWVLPGLEEGLILTGESTPEGIAQFYLNLGAKLVIVKLGSKGAYFQSRQESGYVAGFPVATVVDTVGAGDGFAVGVISALLEGLSPRAAAQRGAWIGARAVQVLGDSEGLPTRAELDAAQLPA from the coding sequence ATGCCTGATTCATTAGACGTCGTCACCTTTGGCGAAGCGATGTTGCTCATGGTCGCCCACGAAGCCGGCCCACTTGAAAAAGCCGACACCTTGCACAAACGAACGGCTGGCGCTGAGACCAACGTCGCCATCGGCCTGGCCCGACTGGGGCTTCGCGTCGGTTGGGCCAGCAGGCTTGGCACCGACTCCATGGGCCAGTACTTGATTGCCGCCATGCAGGGTGAGGGCATCGATTGCTCCCACGTCGTTTTTGACCCACTTCAGCGTACTGGCTTCCAGTTCAAGACCCGCGTCAACGATGGCAGCGACCCCTTTGTGGAGTCGCATCGCAAGGAGTCTGCCGCCAGCCACATGGGTGTGGCGGACGTTGATACACCGTGGTTGCTAGGCGCACGTCACCTTCATGCCACCGGCATATTCCCAGCCCTCTCGCCTACGACACTGCCCGCCGCTCGCCTGGCCATGGAGCTGATGCGTACCGGCGGTCGTACCGTGTCGTACGACCCCAATTTGCGCCCGGGTTTGTGGCCGTCGACCGAGGTTATGCGCGACACCATCAACGAATTGGCCAGCCACGCAGACTGGGTACTGCCTGGGCTTGAGGAAGGTCTCATTCTCACGGGTGAGTCCACGCCAGAAGGCATAGCCCAGTTCTATCTGAATTTGGGCGCCAAACTTGTGATCGTCAAACTGGGCAGCAAGGGCGCGTATTTTCAAAGCCGCCAGGAGTCAGGCTATGTGGCGGGGTTTCCCGTGGCCACGGTGGTGGACACCGTTGGCGCCGGAGATGGCTTCGCGGTGGGCGTGATCAGCGCGCTGCTCGAGGGCTTGTCACCCCGAGCCGCCGCCCAGCGCGGCGCCTGGAT